AGTGCTTCACAGGTGGTAGTTGTGCCATTGTAGGGAAAGGTATCCAGCGCAATATCCATTTGCCCGTAGGTTTCCAGATGTTCGGCGGTGGATGAGGTATGTCCCTGCAAAATCAATCGATCATCGTTGACATGATGTTCGGCAAAGGCATGGGTCAGTGATTCACGCATGATGGTGTCATGAAACGCAGAGGACTTCAGCAACAGGCGGCTGTGTGGAACTGTATTCAGCAGTTGCGCCCATTGGTGGATTTGTCTGCGGGAGATTTTGGCAGTGTTGTTAAATGTGCCAAAGGTAATATACCCATTCTGCAAAAATGGGGGAGGCGAGACGTCAGGGAAATCGCCGGGCGGTTGATAGCAGAGAAATCCTTGCGGCAATCTCACCAGTGTTTCGCTGGCGTGCAATGGTGCTGATGTCGGATCAGTCCACTCATCCACCAGACGATAATCCATGCGTGTCAGACCGGTAGTGTCCGGATAGCCCAGGTAGTTGACCTGGATTGGCGCCGGCTTGCGCGCCAGTAACGGAATGCGGTTGTTGGCGGTGTGTCCACCCAAGTCGACTAAAATATCGATGCCATCTTCAGCAATCAACTGCGCAACTTTATCATCATCCAGTTGTGCAATAGGACGCCAGTGCTCCACGCGCTGACGGATTTTTTCGCTCACAGTATCGTCTTTGCCGTGATTGGCATAGGCAAAAATTTCCATGCGGCTTCGATCATGCTGTTCAAGGATGGGAAGAATGAAATACGCCACAGAATGGGTGCGAAAATCTGCCGAGAGATAGGCGATGCGCAACCTCCGTCCCCGTGCATCTATCTGCCGACTGGGAAATTGCTTGGCCATTTCAAAGTGGGCTGACAATTGCTGATGCCGCTGAAATATTTCGTCGGCAGAGATGGCTTCCAGGTAATGTAAATTCATTAACAAGCCACAGCGTGCGCTGTTTAAGTTTTGATTGTTAGCGAGTGCCTGGCTGTAAAGCGCATGGGCCTTTCCGGCCTCACCGCGTCGCTGATAAACCAGGGCCAGATTGTTCATGGCATCGGCATTGGTTGGTACGCGCTGCAGGATTTCGAGATATAACTGTTCGGCCAAACCCAGTTGTCCCTTGTCTTTGTGCAAATTGGCCAGATTGTTTTTTGCTTCCAGACAATTGGGGTCCAGGGTCAGGGCGTGGCGAAATAAATTTTCTGCTTGCTGTATGTCGTGCAGACGCTGATAGCAGCTGGCCAGATTGTTGAAACTCATGGCGTGCTGTGGTTGCAGTGTGCTGCTTTTTTTATAGGCCGCCATGGCCTCGTTGATTTCCATCAGCGCCTGATGCACGACGCCCAGGTTGAACCACAGTTCACCGTCATTGGGGCTTTGCTGTTTGGCGCGCAGCATTAGTTTGAGTGCCTGACGCGAATCTCCCGTCTGGTGTTTTAACAAACCAAGGTAGTGCAGAGTGTCAGGATGCGATGGAATGTATTGCAGGATTTTTTTATATTGCTGTTCAGCCTGCTGCCATTGTCCGGCCTGATGCAGCTGTATGGCTTGTTGAAAATAGGATGCGAGTTGTTGATGTGTGGCCATGGCAGTGTGGCTGCAAGCCAGGTGCCAGGACTACTTCCTCAGATGCATTAACGGCTGGAGGTGTTTTTCATAATGACGCCATCTAGCGACCGAGCGTTTGTAGACAGGTTGTCTGGCTTGCCAACTGCTGGCGGTGGAAACACGGCGCAATTGGCGGTGATAGTCCAGGCAGTTGCTTTCCCAGTCGAGTTCAAGGAACTGAATAAGCTTCCTGCTTTCCAATTCGGTGTCGCCGACCAGATTTTCATACTCTACGGTGTATATGGTGTTTGGCAGATGCTGCTGCCAGTGCTGTTGTAATTTTTGGTATTGCTCATAGACACTCGCCAGTGAGTTTAAATCAGCGGCATAGGCATGTTGTTCATTGAAGTTTTGGAAATAACACGATAGGCAGGTATCTACAGGGTCCCGTTTTACATGAATAATGCGAGCCTTTGGGAATACTAGGGTTATTAAGCCAAGATGCAGAAAATTAAGCGGTGCCTTGTCGATAAAAATTTCAGCAGATGGCGCAAGCTGGTTTATGTTGTGGATGTAGTTCCTGGCGATTTGATAGCTCAGATTCCGATCAAATTGGGCGTAGGCTTCCCTGAGGCTCGACGTTCCTGTGATGCGAGGAATGGCTGCGGCAATGGTATTGAAATAATCCAGCTCGCCAGCGCCGTAGATCTTGGAGTGGCTGGAAAGTATTTGTTCTACCAGGGTGGTACCCGAGCGTGGTATGCCGACAATAAAAGTTGGGCGTCGATCACTGTTGCCAAAGTAGCGATGGTGCTCAAAAAAATCTTTGCTGAAAGTGGCACACAAGTCATCAATGAAACCGCGAAATGTGTCAGGGTCAAAATAGGCCGGGCTGTGCAAATTGGCTTGTCGGTAATGCTCAAAGGCAATGTCGTATTTTTTCAAATCATCAAAAATTTTTCCCAAAGCAAAGTGCAGCTTGGATGTCTCGCTTTGGCTTAATTGATTTTGTTTAAGCAATCCTTGTATGCGAACTATGTCATCATTTTCTTCATGGTAACGGATACTTCGCGACAGATTGAAATAGGTTTCTGCCCGTCTGGGATCGTATTTTAAGGCAGTGCGAAATTGTTTGGCCGCTTCTTCTTGCAGACCGCATTCTTGCAGAATGACGCCCAAATTATTATAGGCTTGGGGGAAATTGGGTTGCAGCGTTGTTGCACGATGGTAGTGTTTGATGGCCGATTCGCGATGGCCGAGTTGTTGTTGGGTGAGTGCCAGATTGTAATGCAGGGCCGCATCGTCCGGGGTGCCAGTCAGGGCAATTTCGAACAGTTCGCAGGCGTGGCTGAGCTGGTTTTGCTCTCGTTCAATCAGTCCCAGATAGTGGGCTGCCTGGGGATGGCTGGGATTCATCTGCAGAATGAGTTCGTATATTTTACGGGCGTCATCAAGCCGATGCTGGCGATGGGCGTCAATGCCCTTTTGCAGCAGTTGATTTAAGTGCGATGGATCATGGGGCATCCCCCCGTTGCCATGCGGTTGTTGTGTCATCATGATAAAACGCCCAAACGATATAGGCGGTTAACGGCAGGGGGCTGATTTTGCTTTAAAAAGCCGCCCCCTAAGGGGCGGTTGCACAGTGCAGGTGTGTGTAAAACGGACTATTTTTGCTATGTTAGTAGCCGGACAACCAGCCGTTGCGACCCAAAATCATCCCCATGGAAATCAGGGCTTCGTTGCAATGGCGGGCTGGCAACGCAGATTGCAGGCGCTGGGTCATGGCCTCAAACGGAGAGGGCGTGTCTTTCCTAAAAATGGACTCAATGCAGAACAGTTGAACGGCCAAGTGGACGTGCTCTTCTATGCTGGGTGGCAGTTCTTCGGCACGGGCCAGTAGTGTCTGGTAAATTTCCTTCCACTCAGCGGTTAAATCGTACTGCCAGTTCCACTCCTGGAACATCAGCGGCAGATTAAGCAT
This window of the Gammaproteobacteria bacterium genome carries:
- a CDS encoding tetratricopeptide repeat protein, with the translated sequence MATHQQLASYFQQAIQLHQAGQWQQAEQQYKKILQYIPSHPDTLHYLGLLKHQTGDSRQALKLMLRAKQQSPNDGELWFNLGVVHQALMEINEAMAAYKKSSTLQPQHAMSFNNLASCYQRLHDIQQAENLFRHALTLDPNCLEAKNNLANLHKDKGQLGLAEQLYLEILQRVPTNADAMNNLALVYQRRGEAGKAHALYSQALANNQNLNSARCGLLMNLHYLEAISADEIFQRHQQLSAHFEMAKQFPSRQIDARGRRLRIAYLSADFRTHSVAYFILPILEQHDRSRMEIFAYANHGKDDTVSEKIRQRVEHWRPIAQLDDDKVAQLIAEDGIDILVDLGGHTANNRIPLLARKPAPIQVNYLGYPDTTGLTRMDYRLVDEWTDPTSAPLHASETLVRLPQGFLCYQPPGDFPDVSPPPFLQNGYITFGTFNNTAKISRRQIHQWAQLLNTVPHSRLLLKSSAFHDTIMRESLTHAFAEHHVNDDRLILQGHTSSTAEHLETYGQMDIALDTFPYNGTTTTCEALWMGVPVITLAGDRHCSRVGFSLLHQVGLGELVATDENQYLTIASTLAKDSTKLTAIRQTLRQQMQNSPLMNAKGFTSALENTYEEMIKAKED
- a CDS encoding sulfotransferase; translated protein: MMTQQPHGNGGMPHDPSHLNQLLQKGIDAHRQHRLDDARKIYELILQMNPSHPQAAHYLGLIEREQNQLSHACELFEIALTGTPDDAALHYNLALTQQQLGHRESAIKHYHRATTLQPNFPQAYNNLGVILQECGLQEEAAKQFRTALKYDPRRAETYFNLSRSIRYHEENDDIVRIQGLLKQNQLSQSETSKLHFALGKIFDDLKKYDIAFEHYRQANLHSPAYFDPDTFRGFIDDLCATFSKDFFEHHRYFGNSDRRPTFIVGIPRSGTTLVEQILSSHSKIYGAGELDYFNTIAAAIPRITGTSSLREAYAQFDRNLSYQIARNYIHNINQLAPSAEIFIDKAPLNFLHLGLITLVFPKARIIHVKRDPVDTCLSCYFQNFNEQHAYAADLNSLASVYEQYQKLQQHWQQHLPNTIYTVEYENLVGDTELESRKLIQFLELDWESNCLDYHRQLRRVSTASSWQARQPVYKRSVARWRHYEKHLQPLMHLRK